AGGGGATTCAGAACTAAACATTTTCAGTCTGAAATCATGTCTGACCATCGCTGTGATTTGGGGTAAACTAGAATTGTTTGATCAGGTCTAGACTTTAAACTGCGTCTATTTGGCCTGGTGGTTCTAATTGGTTTATCTAAATTGTGTTAGccagaaaaaagtaaaaataaaaaatacaagcacaatgtaaaataataaaatacattttcacaAAGTTTACGGTAAATTTACCTTTctagaatatttatttcaataagcaaatataattttatttgcttttgatGGCTTTATTCTATTCGATATTCCCTGCCATGTTTAATTAAGTTAGTTTCACTTGTTTATGGCTGTATTATTTTATGTGCTCAGCTGTGCCGCCTAGGAAGTTGAACCCGGCAGCATTTTCTATTATCTCTCACAGCTCATTAACACACTCATCAGGAGGGCTATCCTGTTGTTTTAGGGCCCACTTTGACCCCGGACCGAGAACAATGGCAATCAAAGTGAGGACAAGCAATCATCCATCACATGTCACCAAAGTTATTTCGAGCTCGTCTGTTGACCGCTATTTGATGGAGAAAAGTGTGTGCTGTTCTGTGCTGGAGCAGCGAGGGATTTTCCAGGGTCAGGCCCAAGGGTCAACAAATAGTTTAGAGCCGCATTCGGTTCAAAGTTGAGCGCTCCCAGAggagaaataaatttatgctGATTGCCCGAAATTGAAGTAACCGACCTGCCGCAACATCCGAAGGATACACCAAAGGATACACCGAAGGATACATATGATTCCAGAGAGAGCGTTCAACTCACCGTCGCTGCTGTTTGATGGATGTGGATTTGAAGTGAGTGAGTCCTTTAAATCCCCAAGATAAATAACTCCCTTGTATGCAAATCGGATAATGGCTAATGGGAGCACTAGCAGCTGATTTTCTGTATCAGCAGAGTGCACAGTATTCAAGCGGCTTACAGAGGCACTCGTGGAAAAGTGCCCCAGACAAGCAACTTTTAATTAGAAATCGATGGCCACAAAGGACGGCTCCCCTTCGCGTTTTCTGGAAACGCTTCAATGGGAAAACTTTCCATTGCACTCAATGGAAACCAATAAAACTTGGTCAACTCTCAAGTGACGGTCACCGTGTTCACTTTGTCAAGGCTAGAGCGTAAGGGGGAAACTGCAGTCAAGGTCAGGCGGGATGTGCGAGTGGGTGGTTCGGCTGAAGAGCCAAGCAAACAAGCAGTCGCCAACGGGAAGCGGATTCCCCGACAAGGCAATTACCATAATTGCCATACACATATACGTATAAGTTGGTAGCAAACCTATGCATGCATACGTGAAATAGCTACGCTTCTGTTCAAGGACATTCTTCAAATTGAACCGGATGGATACGGATTCCGGACTCAGTAGTCCGTAGTCCGGAAAGAGGATTCCCGCCGAGAGTTGAATGGCAAATAGTTTCGCCATTAGCTGTCGTGCAATTTGCATGACCAGCAGCCCACACTAATGAGTTATCCGAACCCACTTTTCAACCTGTCCTGGGATATTGACCCGATTCATCTATGAACTTGGCATAATTCATGTTATCGTCACATCTTTCCCACTGCCCGCAGCAGTTGGCCATTTGGATGGGGGCCAGTTTTCTGGCAGACCATAACATACGGCTAGAACAAGAGCTACATACACTATTTTGGGATGCTAGTCTGGCCCTTGGCAACGGCAGCAAGCCAAACTGTACGGATAACCATAGAAATAGCCAAAACACAAATATGGCGTCTTCTTTATCActcgaaaaaatatttatagaaagTAGAATAGGCTCAGCTGGTTGAGACTGATAACGGTGGTATGGTTAAAATTAGCATGATTCACGGAAATATAACTCAAATATTTTGGATAAGTTTATTCACTATATTTGCTCCTCTTCAGATAATtataattgctttaaattgATGGGACAACgttgcgtatgagtaatatgCGGGAAAACTTGATaagattataaattttgaacGAAAGCTTTATGTTGATCTAAGCTAATCTAGGTGCTCACTAAATGTTAATGTGCTTCTGATGAATAACAGAGTTAAATGAAGAATTTAAGATGAAGTTGAtggtggaaaataaatatgtcaAGAGCTTAATGtgctttgaaatatttaaatactgatatattttgtttgattatgtatttaaatatctcTACTATCAAATGcgtagtaaaataaaaactttttataagaAATTGACAAAGAAAATGTGACTTTATCACAAACACCCTTGATTTTACTAAGAAAACACCCGTTCCCCGTCAAGTCAGCTGACCCAGAAATAATCTTTGGCTGTAAATCGAGGGCTCGGTAGTCAAGTCGAGTGTGGCCATAACAATCACGACGTTGATTTGAGAACTTTATCGGTCAGGTAGGACCCGGATTCCTCTGTCTGGCTAATTACACCTATCTAATCTGAATAAGTTCTTTTTCTGGCTACTGGGGTGGTTAAGCTGAGACTAATTACTATATTATTATGTCGTGTGGTCATGCGACCAGATATTTCTGCTTCGCGTGGTGGCAATCTTTATACCCTGCTAAAATTGGATGTTTGCTGATTTCTTAATTCCCCAAATGGCACGACTTAGACGTTGTTTTCATACACATCGTTTTATGTGGGAAAAAAGGTGGTTTCACTGGTAGAAGAATGTTTTAAGAATTGGTATTCATTAATAAACACAATATGTTCTTCAAATTGAGATCGGAAAATATAAGGGTTGTAataatctttttgtttttatcaaaagtAGGCATTGCTATAACTACATCTGCTCAATaatataatcaaaaagaaatgGTTGCCAAGCTCGGAAAGACCCATCCTGGCCACGAGGCGGTAAGACCCTTCTCTAAGCACGGCTGTTCAAAGGACTTGGAAAAGGACTCAAATGTCAAGGTGTGCTGATAGAAGAAGATACCCATTAAGTGATTCTAAACCCGATTTTTCCTTCCCAGAAAAGACGAGTCGAGTATGTCCTCAGCCGAATGCAGCagcttttgttgtttctggTCATTTTCCTCTTTTGCCCCGTGGTGATCTTCTGCGCCTTTAAGTTTTTGGTGATGGAACCGCTGTACGGGATCAGCGATTCCAATGTGGCCATTGGCGCTGCCGTGGCCACAGTGATAGTGATGCATGTCCTGATCACGGGCTATATCCTGCGCCTGATCTTCCTGCAGGAGTTTTCGCGTATGGGAAAGCTTGAGGTGTGGACCGAATGGGATATTCCGGGGCCACCTCAGAGCCAGGTTCATGGTCCTGTCTTTATCGTCCTGCTGCTGATGTCCTACTGCTCCCTGATCATCGGCTTTCCCATAGCCACCTTCTTCGCCCTCAAGTTTGTGGTGCTCAAGAGTTTCGCTCACATTGACGCCGACATTATATCGGCCATCTGCACCGTTGTGGCCGTTCATGCAGCTGTTGGCTTCTACATTTATCGGGCCATCTACACCAAGGGTGTATTGGCTAAAAGCAGTCGCGATGGCGGATAGGTATCCCTGTGATTTGTTTTAGAGGCAAGCTAATTTTGTTTCCCGGACGTACAAAATGAACTCCATGATCTAACAACTTAAcgaatattaaataacatttatcaTACGTAATGAATTTACAATAGGCTTTAACTTGTCGCACTGATCtaagtcattaaaaaaattaatttaaaatgaccATGTACATGCATTACATAGACTCTAActgtaaaacattttctaaagatttttttagtatataaaattttcttgTAGAATATTTTTCCATTCTTATCTTACTTATTAAAAGCAATTATTTCGAGATTCCTTAACCTGTGATTCCCTTTTACCCAAGGTACCGAAAAcctaacaattattttatttatatctttcACACTTCCTGAATTCATCAATAGTCTGGCAAATACATTTTCCCTCTGCTTTTGTGGAAATGTTTTCGCCAAtgagaaaaatatttcccCCGCAATGACTTGTGTTTTgggtaaaaattgtttgtgttAGAAGCGCAGTTCAGTTGTCTACATGTCCATCTAATAATTCTGACTTTTTGACGGGCATATGACCAGGGATTTTTTCCGAGGACAAATAACGTCTGCAATCTTAGAAACTGCGCATGGAAAGCTTGCCAGAGTGACGAGCCCCCGACATGACAACTGCCAGAACTAAACTGTATAACGTGATCTTATTTATTGCCCATATCGGCTGATGTCTGTCAGAGTCCGTGACTATGTCCTAAATAATTGTTCCTGACTTCGGCGCCGTCGGAAAGTAACAGGTGGCACTCGTGACTTAATGTTTGCCATTGAcctaaaaattgaaaattgcaaAATCCCCACAAAGTATTTTACatcgaatttaaatttggatACAAAACAtctgcacaaaaaaaatattgttattttaagaaTTCCTTCGATTTGTCAGTTTTGAAACAATTTGAACTTGACTTTTCTAAATAAGAATTAACAAGAGAAGttagattaaattaaagtaattatAACGATCAAGAAGATATGTAAAACTTAATAGCACAGATtggatttctttttaaaataaaatataaatttaatttattatttttattatttaatgtataatcattgaattctttttttatttgacgAAATGGTCATTATTTAATGAACAACTCCAAATTGTATTACGTGTACTAACCATTGCATCAATGTTTTTCCCTTTTGTTGTACAACTTAAAAACGCAGATAAATACAGATTGTGACAGTTGCATTTTTCATCTGCCAGGCGTAATTAGCTTAGTTTGATGATAACCAAACGTGAGGATTTGTCTTTGTTCGCACTGACACCCTTGTGACGTGCAATTAACCGCTTCATCGGCAATAATTATTGTCGTTTTACTGTCTCACTTATGGGATGCACACGCGGCGACACTAACAAGTCGATACAAAAGCGGcgcaatattaaaaacaaagtccCAGCGATGAATTCACACATTTATTTGTTCTAGATGAAAGGCCAAACATATTGTAACAACTTGCAGTAATAATGCTGTTGGCTCGAGCGCAGCTAGTTGACTGAGTAAACAAACAGAGGGCATCCAGTAAACAAGTCGCCCAGAGCAACAGGTCGGAAGCATTCAATCCATCCAGCATCTCTCCAGGCGCATGTGCAGGAGTTTTGCGAGACTAAGCGGATAATATTTAACTCTGTGATCTGTAATTCGAAtgataatttcattttaactCTTACATTAACAAACccattttaagtaaaataaaaaattatttttttaacggctattcaacttaaatttgaattcaaaTGTTACAACCTTTTAGAAGGCTGCCGTACTGCCAAAAAGGGCATGCAATTGGCAGTCCTATAAATGCGGTAGCGCTCTCTAGTGGCCTTAATTTAAACTGCTGTTCGAGCAACCCAACAGATGGCAGCACTGAGAAagtcataatttaaaatggttctaaatgaaaacaaattgaaaataaaatcagaataaatatgtttttaaaatgtttaaaatatatttaattttaattgtttgtatAAACTTATAACTTATTGCGTCTTTCACACAAGACAGGTTTATTTAgaactttgtttgttttcttataaGCATCACAACTGCACAGAAATATCTATAATTTTTAGCTCAACCGATTGCTTGTTGCTCGAGGCAAAcatccaaaaataataattcccAGTTCGAAAGCAGCAAGCAAAAATGTCGATGATATTTAACACGGAGTGGGGCTACCTGGAGGCCCTAACGCGGGGCTTTAAGAACGGCATGCTCAAGCACTCGGACTACCTGAACCTTACCCAGTGCGAGAGCCTCGAGGACGTGATGATCAGCATCCAGGGCACGGACTACGGCCTCATCTTCGGTGGAGACTTTTCCCAACCGAGTGTGGAGGTGATCGAGAAGGCCTTGAGGGACCGAATGCTGCAGCAGTTCTACTATATACGTAGCCATTCGACGGAACCGCTGTCCACTTTCCTGGAGTACATCCGCTATCCATATATGATAGACAACGTGGCGCTTCTGATCGCTGGCCTGAACAACCACCGATCCATGAAACGCCTGTTGAGCATGTGTCATCCCCTGGGTTTCTTCGACCAACTGGCTGCCATCGAAGTGGCCACGAATTCCGCGGACCTCTTTGACGCCATCCTGATTGACTCACCAATCGCCCAGTTCGTCCCGAACGATCTGCCCTGGGAGCATCTGAGTCACATCGATGTGGAGATCGTGCGTGCCACTTTGTACCGGGAGTACCTGGAAAACTTCTACGAATATTGCCGCAAGCTGGGTGGCAACACCGCTGACGTAATGACCAATCTGTTGTCCTTCGAGGCGGATCGTCGATCCATCACCATAGCGGTGAATGCGATCGACAGTGATATTAGGTGGGTTTCCTTGCTCGAGCCCAGAAACCaactaaaatcattttaacCGAATGTTCCATCTTCACATTGTCttgattattatatttttcgcACCCAGTCCAAAAGAACGACTTAAGATGTTTCCCTCCTGCGGTTTCCTACCCAAGATAGCCCTGGCCAGTATGTCCACTTTGAATGATAGTGAGAAAATACGGGACGTGTGTAACATGTTCGAGGGATATGGCAAGATGTTCGACAACTTTGAGCGGGACACCGATGGCATGATCACGCTGGAGGACCGTTTTCTCATGATGGAAGCCAAGAAAAACGTGCAGACCTTCCTGCAGCAGTTCCACTTTGGGGTCTTCTACTCGTTCATGAAGCTCAAGCAATTGGAGTGTCGGAACATCGTCTGGATCAGCGAGTGCATTTCTCAGCGCCAGACTGAAAAAATCAACGCCTATATTCCCATACCATTTGACTAAAGTTGTTCCCTTTTCATTCCACGTTACTCTAAGCTTATTTTGTCTTTTCCTTTTGATTTAATTCTTAAATGATGGTTTGTTCGGTAATGcattctaaaattttaaaatttaataaatataaatacactTAAAGTAATACAAAGTAGTTTGGACTTTGTATCGAAacttaaagtttgtttttgtataaGCGCTTTAAAAAAGTCAATATCCCAAActttattagaaaataatataatatataagtGGTTATCCctaactatatttatttaaaataatctaGTATGTTTTATGAATCTTAgttgtatatgtatttttttagaaaagtgAACGGTTTACGGAGAAACAATCGAGGTGGCAATACACAAATATCGGAGACGCCAACCATGTTAATGCGTAGTTAGCGGAGACTTACTCCGCATGTTAAAATTCGTGCACACTGTTAACTTTTCACTCCAGATATTGTACTGTAAAAAATCTGTGCAAAAATTCTTCCATCATgattagcaaaaaaaaagaaaaaacagaaaaggaagagcatgaagaaaaaaaaataaaaagtcatGAACACAAACAGCTCTTTTGTTGATTTCAAAGTACAGCGGGAAGAGAAGTTTTGTGGCCGCACTGGTCAAGATTAGGCTTTCagctgtaaaaaaaataaattagccACTTTGCCtttcttaatacaaaatttactCGTTTGTAAACTTGtctatttacattttttttttaagcacttGGCGCGAAACACGTCGATACCGAGAGGTTTAAGCCGATAAGCATCGATAATCCctgccaaacatcgatagtactgatattttgaaaacatcgttTACATGGCAGTAGGCATCGAAGTTCCCCACCCCTAGTGGTGAATTTGCGTTTTTGTGGCGGGTTTGTGCTTAGCAGTGAAATGTTAGCGAATCATCGAACTAACAGCGACATTTTAGCGAAACGTCGAACTAACAGAAAGTGAGAGAGATGGGTGGGTAAACATCGATAATCCCTGCCAAACATCGATAAGaccgatattttgaaaacatcgatgacatcgTTGTGGGCATCGATGTTTCCCCACCACTAAAACAACGATGTTGGGAAACGAAACGAACAAGCTGCTGCTCTCCTCGCAGCAGGAAAAACCCAATCACTACACGTAAATAAGTGGCAATTGTGCTTTCCCGAGCTGTCCGTGACCTCCGACCTTCGCTCCGTCCATTTCAGCTACCTGAAGGAGTTCCGCGTGGAGCAGTGCCAGTCCTTTTTGCAGCACAAGTGCAACCAGCATCGCCCCTTCGTCTGCTTCAATTGGCATTTTCAAAACCAGCGTCGGCGTCGCCCCGTGCGAAAACGCGATGGAACTTTCAACTACAGCGCGGATAACTATTGCACCAAATATGACGAAACCACGGGCATATGTCCCGAGGGCGACGAGTGAGTACAAAATTCCCAATTCAAATCCTACTTCTGGTGAAATCGCTGGAGGATGGGGGACAGCAATAGCGAACGACGTAGTATTTTTCCGTTTCCTCTTTGCGCTCTCTTTCCTTCGCGATGTGTGTGTATCTCTTGTCTTCgtgtttacaaacaaaaaccatgGTGCGGGTGTGTGCGGGGACTTGGCGTCGTCTGGAAAGCTAAAAGTGAAATTGTAAGTGCGTATGTGGGTGTGTTGGTCTGAGTGTAGGCGAGGTCACCACCGTGCAAAAGTGAAAGTGATTTTCTTGGGCTAGCAAATTCTTATCAGCCTCCGCTGTGCCTTTGCAATGGTGGTTGTTGCTCTTTTAACGCTcgtatacacacacacatacgccTCCGCTACAAGTGTGTGcgtcattgtttttattgcgtTTCGCTTTTGCGTGTTTTCTTCttcgtttattttgattttcccCGGCAGCTTCGAAATGTACAGTTATTGTGGCTGTCGAGCTTTGGAGAAAAGCTCTGCGAAGCGCAAGAACGGGCTAAAAGTACTACGCAATTACGTTCGGCtagaagcaacaacaacaggcgAAGTTTATGACCCAGACTCGAAATCCGACCTCTGACCCCTGCCTATTTTTACACCCTCTATTCTTTTAGGATCAAATGGGTATACCGAATATGAGAAAAAGTGATTAGGAGCATAAACTGGATCTTTcataagaaattatttaaccaaTCTGATTTATAGAGACTTAAGGTTACCCTAATACTTATTTCTAAAaagtgaatttaaaatttagaaaacgTAAGAAATTTTACAGTTAAAAACCCTACACTTACCTTACCATGAGTTCAAAGAGTATAAATTTGACTGTATCAACAATAATTAGCATATACAATCTAATCGTACTAGCGAAGTGATACATTTTCGGAAactgttttaatattgttgaACAAAAATAAGATTCTATctgcaaaataaaatgcttGAAATATCTGCACCAAATGTAACCGGTTTGTCAATTTTGGTGGGTAAGGAATATCCCAAAGTCTGGTTACTTTCTTTTGTTATGGCCTGTTTGTGCGTCACTGAAACTCCCTTCTCCTCCCACAGATGCCCCTTCTTACACCGCACTGCAGGAGACACCGAAAGGCGCTACCACCTGCGCTACTATAAGACATGCATGTGCGTACACGACACCGACAGCCGAGGATACTGCGTCAAGAATGGACTACACTGCGCCTTTGCCCACGGAATGCAGGACCAGCGCCCACCGGTCTACGATATCAAAGAACTGGAGACCTTGCAGAACGCCGAGAGCACTCTAGACAGCACTAATGCTCTAAATGCCTTGGACAAGGAGCGCAATCTGATGAACGAGGACCCCAAGTGGCAGGACACCAACTACGTGCTGGCCAACTACAAAACAGAGCCATGCAAGCGCCCACCGCGCCTCTGCCGCCAGGGATACGCCTGTCCACAGTACCACAACAGCAAAGACAAGCGTCGCTCGCCTAGGAAGTACAAGTATAGGTAAGGTTTCTTTTAAAAGTCAACCAAAAGTCAGATTTAACCCGGGTTACGCTCTCTTGTAGGTCCACTCCTTGCCCCAATGTGAAGCACGGCGAAGAATGGGGCGAGCCGGGCAACTGTGAGGCCGGCGACAACTGCCAGTACTGCCACACACGCACCGAACAGCAGTTCCATCCGGAGATCTACAAGTCGACCAAATGCAACGACGTCCAGCAGGCCGGCTACTGTCCGCGCAGCGTCTTCTGCGCCTTTGCCCATGTGGAACGTAAGTCTCGAAGAGTCCATACCCACATAGTTAATCCCCAGCTTTCAGCGCTGTGCTCCACAACCAGTTGCCGTAGGGAATTGTGTAGGGCTAATTTATGATGTTCCTGTTCTAACTCTATGTTTGTCTTTTACTCGCCTCATCAATCAACTTGAATATCTGTTTCAAACTACTATAAACCTAttgaattaattgaaaatcaatgCATCAATCAATTTTCGCTTTGCCGCTCGGTGTTGCTTGCCCATGTAACCATTCCCaatcc
This genomic window from Drosophila gunungcola strain Sukarami chromosome 3R, Dgunungcola_SK_2, whole genome shotgun sequence contains:
- the LOC128266776 gene encoding uncharacterized protein LOC128266776, with the protein product MVAKLGKTHPGHEAVRPFSKHGCSKDLEKDSNVKKRRVEYVLSRMQQLLLFLVIFLFCPVVIFCAFKFLVMEPLYGISDSNVAIGAAVATVIVMHVLITGYILRLIFLQEFSRMGKLEVWTEWDIPGPPQSQVHGPVFIVLLLMSYCSLIIGFPIATFFALKFVVLKSFAHIDADIISAICTVVAVHAAVGFYIYRAIYTKGVLAKSSRDGG
- the LOC128266775 gene encoding probable V-type proton ATPase subunit d 2 — protein: MSMIFNTEWGYLEALTRGFKNGMLKHSDYLNLTQCESLEDVMISIQGTDYGLIFGGDFSQPSVEVIEKALRDRMLQQFYYIRSHSTEPLSTFLEYIRYPYMIDNVALLIAGLNNHRSMKRLLSMCHPLGFFDQLAAIEVATNSADLFDAILIDSPIAQFVPNDLPWEHLSHIDVEIVRATLYREYLENFYEYCRKLGGNTADVMTNLLSFEADRRSITIAVNAIDSDISPKERLKMFPSCGFLPKIALASMSTLNDSEKIRDVCNMFEGYGKMFDNFERDTDGMITLEDRFLMMEAKKNVQTFLQQFHFGVFYSFMKLKQLECRNIVWISECISQRQTEKINAYIPIPFD